A genomic stretch from Peromyscus eremicus chromosome 6, PerEre_H2_v1, whole genome shotgun sequence includes:
- the Fdps gene encoding farnesyl pyrophosphate synthase isoform X3, whose product MPRTGILFINVVSHPSPRKKPRRAVFFVSTVLEYNAVGGKYNRGLTVLQAFRELVEPRKQDAESLQRALTVGWCVELLQAFFLVSDDIMDSSLTRRGQICWYQKPGIGLDAINDALLLEACIYRLLKSYCREQPYYLNLLELFLQSSYQTEIGQTLDLITAPQGQVDLGRYTEKRYKSIVKYKTAFYSFYLPVAAAMYMAGIDGEKEHANAMKILLEMGEFFQIQDDYLDLYGDPSVTGKIGTDIQDNKCSWLVVQCLQRATPQQRQILEENYGQKDPEKVARVKALYEALDLPAVFFKYEEDSYSRLKSLIEQYSAPLPPAIFLELAEKIYKRRK is encoded by the exons ATGCCTAGAACTGGAATTCTTTTTATAAATGTTGTTTCTCACCCATCTCCCAGGAAGAAACCAAGGAGGGccgttttctttgtttctact GTCCTGGAGTACAATGCTGTGGGAGGCAAGTACAACCGGGGTCTGACTGTGCTCCAAGCATTCCGGGAGCTGGTGGAGCCGAGGAAACAGGACGCGGAGAGTCTTCAGCGGGCCCTGACTGTGGGCTGGTGTGTAGAACTG CTCCAGGCTTTTTTCCTTGTGTCAGATGACATCATGGATTCTTCCCTCACCCGCCGTGGACAGATCTGCTGGTATCAGAAG CCAGGAATAGGCTTGGATGCCATCAACGATGCTCTGCTTCTGGAAGCCTGCATCTACCGCCTGCTGAAGTCCTACTGCAGGGAGCAGCCCTACTACCTCAACCTGCTGGAGCTTTTCCTGCAG AGTTCCTATCAGACGGAGATTGGGCAGACTCTCGACCTCATCACAGCCccccagggccaggtggatcttgGTAGATACACTGAAAAGAG GTACAAATCCATTGTCAAGTACAAGACGGCGTTCTATTCTTTCTACCTGCCTGTCGCGGCTGCCATGTACATG GCAGGCATCGATGGGGAGAAGGAACACGCCAATGCCATGAAGATCCTGTTGGAGATGGGCGAGTTCTTTCAGATCCAG GATGACTACCTTGACCTCTATGGTGACCCCAGCGTGACTGGAAAGATCGGCACCGACATCCAGGACAACAAATGCAGCTGGCTGGTGGTTCAGTGTCTGCAGCGGGCCACTCCGCAACAGCGCCAGATCCTAGAG GAGAATTATGGGCAGAAGGACCCAGAGAAGGTGGCGCGGGTGAAAGCACTGTATGAGGCGCTGGATCTGCCGGCTGTGTTCTTCAAGTATGAGGAGGACAGTTACAGCCGCCTCAAGAGCCTCATAGAACAGTACTCTGCGCCCCTGCCCCCAGCCATCTTCTTGGAACTAGCAGAAAAGATCTACAAGCGGAGAAAGTGA
- the Fdps gene encoding farnesyl pyrophosphate synthase isoform X2, with translation MNGNQKLDAHNQERQDFIQHFSQIVKVLTEDELGHPETGDAITRLKEVLEYNAVGGKYNRGLTVLQAFRELVEPRKQDAESLQRALTVGWCVELLQAFFLVSDDIMDSSLTRRGQICWYQKPGIGLDAINDALLLEACIYRLLKSYCREQPYYLNLLELFLQSSYQTEIGQTLDLITAPQGQVDLGRYTEKRYKSIVKYKTAFYSFYLPVAAAMYMAGIDGEKEHANAMKILLEMGEFFQIQDDYLDLYGDPSVTGKIGTDIQDNKCSWLVVQCLQRATPQQRQILEENYGQKDPEKVARVKALYEALDLPAVFFKYEEDSYSRLKSLIEQYSAPLPPAIFLELAEKIYKRRK, from the exons ATGAATGGGAACCAGAAATTGGATGCTCATAACCAAGAAAGGCAGGATTTCATCCAGCACTTCTCCCAAATCGTCAAGGTGCTGACTGAGGATGAACTAGGCCACCCAGAGACAGGCGATGCCATTACTCGGCTCAAGGAG GTCCTGGAGTACAATGCTGTGGGAGGCAAGTACAACCGGGGTCTGACTGTGCTCCAAGCATTCCGGGAGCTGGTGGAGCCGAGGAAACAGGACGCGGAGAGTCTTCAGCGGGCCCTGACTGTGGGCTGGTGTGTAGAACTG CTCCAGGCTTTTTTCCTTGTGTCAGATGACATCATGGATTCTTCCCTCACCCGCCGTGGACAGATCTGCTGGTATCAGAAG CCAGGAATAGGCTTGGATGCCATCAACGATGCTCTGCTTCTGGAAGCCTGCATCTACCGCCTGCTGAAGTCCTACTGCAGGGAGCAGCCCTACTACCTCAACCTGCTGGAGCTTTTCCTGCAG AGTTCCTATCAGACGGAGATTGGGCAGACTCTCGACCTCATCACAGCCccccagggccaggtggatcttgGTAGATACACTGAAAAGAG GTACAAATCCATTGTCAAGTACAAGACGGCGTTCTATTCTTTCTACCTGCCTGTCGCGGCTGCCATGTACATG GCAGGCATCGATGGGGAGAAGGAACACGCCAATGCCATGAAGATCCTGTTGGAGATGGGCGAGTTCTTTCAGATCCAG GATGACTACCTTGACCTCTATGGTGACCCCAGCGTGACTGGAAAGATCGGCACCGACATCCAGGACAACAAATGCAGCTGGCTGGTGGTTCAGTGTCTGCAGCGGGCCACTCCGCAACAGCGCCAGATCCTAGAG GAGAATTATGGGCAGAAGGACCCAGAGAAGGTGGCGCGGGTGAAAGCACTGTATGAGGCGCTGGATCTGCCGGCTGTGTTCTTCAAGTATGAGGAGGACAGTTACAGCCGCCTCAAGAGCCTCATAGAACAGTACTCTGCGCCCCTGCCCCCAGCCATCTTCTTGGAACTAGCAGAAAAGATCTACAAGCGGAGAAAGTGA
- the Fdps gene encoding farnesyl pyrophosphate synthase isoform X4 has translation MDSSLTRRGQICWYQKPGIGLDAINDALLLEACIYRLLKSYCREQPYYLNLLELFLQSSYQTEIGQTLDLITAPQGQVDLGRYTEKRYKSIVKYKTAFYSFYLPVAAAMYMAGIDGEKEHANAMKILLEMGEFFQIQDDYLDLYGDPSVTGKIGTDIQDNKCSWLVVQCLQRATPQQRQILEENYGQKDPEKVARVKALYEALDLPAVFFKYEEDSYSRLKSLIEQYSAPLPPAIFLELAEKIYKRRK, from the exons ATGGATTCTTCCCTCACCCGCCGTGGACAGATCTGCTGGTATCAGAAG CCAGGAATAGGCTTGGATGCCATCAACGATGCTCTGCTTCTGGAAGCCTGCATCTACCGCCTGCTGAAGTCCTACTGCAGGGAGCAGCCCTACTACCTCAACCTGCTGGAGCTTTTCCTGCAG AGTTCCTATCAGACGGAGATTGGGCAGACTCTCGACCTCATCACAGCCccccagggccaggtggatcttgGTAGATACACTGAAAAGAG GTACAAATCCATTGTCAAGTACAAGACGGCGTTCTATTCTTTCTACCTGCCTGTCGCGGCTGCCATGTACATG GCAGGCATCGATGGGGAGAAGGAACACGCCAATGCCATGAAGATCCTGTTGGAGATGGGCGAGTTCTTTCAGATCCAG GATGACTACCTTGACCTCTATGGTGACCCCAGCGTGACTGGAAAGATCGGCACCGACATCCAGGACAACAAATGCAGCTGGCTGGTGGTTCAGTGTCTGCAGCGGGCCACTCCGCAACAGCGCCAGATCCTAGAG GAGAATTATGGGCAGAAGGACCCAGAGAAGGTGGCGCGGGTGAAAGCACTGTATGAGGCGCTGGATCTGCCGGCTGTGTTCTTCAAGTATGAGGAGGACAGTTACAGCCGCCTCAAGAGCCTCATAGAACAGTACTCTGCGCCCCTGCCCCCAGCCATCTTCTTGGAACTAGCAGAAAAGATCTACAAGCGGAGAAAGTGA
- the Fdps gene encoding farnesyl pyrophosphate synthase isoform X1 has translation MPLSRWLRSAGAFLLPAPCWAPQERWLASLQRPSLAYGCPVLGAWLSARWWCQVWTEERRAFCSSLTMNGNQKLDAHNQERQDFIQHFSQIVKVLTEDELGHPETGDAITRLKEVLEYNAVGGKYNRGLTVLQAFRELVEPRKQDAESLQRALTVGWCVELLQAFFLVSDDIMDSSLTRRGQICWYQKPGIGLDAINDALLLEACIYRLLKSYCREQPYYLNLLELFLQSSYQTEIGQTLDLITAPQGQVDLGRYTEKRYKSIVKYKTAFYSFYLPVAAAMYMAGIDGEKEHANAMKILLEMGEFFQIQDDYLDLYGDPSVTGKIGTDIQDNKCSWLVVQCLQRATPQQRQILEENYGQKDPEKVARVKALYEALDLPAVFFKYEEDSYSRLKSLIEQYSAPLPPAIFLELAEKIYKRRK, from the exons ATGCCCCTGTCCCGCTGGCTGAGATCTGCAGGGGCCTTTCTGCTGCCGGCCCCCTGCTGGGCACCCCAGGAGAGGTGGCTTGCTTCCCTACAACGACCCTCCCTGGCATATGGGTGTCCAGTCCTGGGGGCCTGGCTCAGTGCCCGCTGGTGGTGCCAAGTGTGGACAGAGGAGCGTCG AGCGTTTTGCTCCTCTCTCACAATGAATGGGAACCAGAAATTGGATGCTCATAACCAAGAAAGGCAGGATTTCATCCAGCACTTCTCCCAAATCGTCAAGGTGCTGACTGAGGATGAACTAGGCCACCCAGAGACAGGCGATGCCATTACTCGGCTCAAGGAG GTCCTGGAGTACAATGCTGTGGGAGGCAAGTACAACCGGGGTCTGACTGTGCTCCAAGCATTCCGGGAGCTGGTGGAGCCGAGGAAACAGGACGCGGAGAGTCTTCAGCGGGCCCTGACTGTGGGCTGGTGTGTAGAACTG CTCCAGGCTTTTTTCCTTGTGTCAGATGACATCATGGATTCTTCCCTCACCCGCCGTGGACAGATCTGCTGGTATCAGAAG CCAGGAATAGGCTTGGATGCCATCAACGATGCTCTGCTTCTGGAAGCCTGCATCTACCGCCTGCTGAAGTCCTACTGCAGGGAGCAGCCCTACTACCTCAACCTGCTGGAGCTTTTCCTGCAG AGTTCCTATCAGACGGAGATTGGGCAGACTCTCGACCTCATCACAGCCccccagggccaggtggatcttgGTAGATACACTGAAAAGAG GTACAAATCCATTGTCAAGTACAAGACGGCGTTCTATTCTTTCTACCTGCCTGTCGCGGCTGCCATGTACATG GCAGGCATCGATGGGGAGAAGGAACACGCCAATGCCATGAAGATCCTGTTGGAGATGGGCGAGTTCTTTCAGATCCAG GATGACTACCTTGACCTCTATGGTGACCCCAGCGTGACTGGAAAGATCGGCACCGACATCCAGGACAACAAATGCAGCTGGCTGGTGGTTCAGTGTCTGCAGCGGGCCACTCCGCAACAGCGCCAGATCCTAGAG GAGAATTATGGGCAGAAGGACCCAGAGAAGGTGGCGCGGGTGAAAGCACTGTATGAGGCGCTGGATCTGCCGGCTGTGTTCTTCAAGTATGAGGAGGACAGTTACAGCCGCCTCAAGAGCCTCATAGAACAGTACTCTGCGCCCCTGCCCCCAGCCATCTTCTTGGAACTAGCAGAAAAGATCTACAAGCGGAGAAAGTGA